Proteins encoded by one window of Modestobacter marinus:
- a CDS encoding DUF721 domain-containing protein, which yields MAEERPARPSDIARAALEAARAASASRPQPTRRRVAGPRRRWTGPGPGADDPQPLGSLVDSLVTQQDWTARTKVGAVFGRWDTLVGPEIAAHCRPESLNEGELLVVAESTAWATQLRLLAPSILGKLRAGVGGDVVTKLRVVGPTAPSWKKGPRTVRGRGPRDTYG from the coding sequence GTGGCTGAGGAACGTCCGGCACGACCCTCCGACATCGCCCGCGCGGCACTCGAGGCCGCCCGCGCGGCCTCGGCCTCCCGCCCGCAGCCGACCCGGCGCCGGGTGGCCGGCCCGCGCCGCCGCTGGACCGGCCCCGGACCCGGCGCCGACGACCCCCAGCCGCTCGGCTCCCTGGTCGACTCGCTGGTCACCCAGCAGGACTGGACCGCCCGGACGAAGGTCGGTGCGGTGTTCGGCCGCTGGGACACCCTGGTCGGTCCGGAGATCGCCGCGCACTGCCGGCCGGAGTCGCTGAACGAGGGCGAGCTGCTGGTGGTGGCGGAGTCCACGGCCTGGGCGACGCAGCTGCGCCTGCTCGCCCCGTCCATCCTGGGCAAGCTGCGCGCCGGGGTCGGCGGGGACGTCGTGACCAAGCTGCGCGTTGTCGGTCCGACGGCGCCGAGCTGGAAGAAGGGCCCGCGCACCGTCCGTGGCCGTGGGCCACGTGACACGTACGGATGA
- the recF gene encoding DNA replication/repair protein RecF (All proteins in this family for which functions are known are DNA-binding proteins that assist the filamentation of RecA onto DNA for the initiation of recombination or recombinational repair.) produces the protein MYLRHLQVGQFRSWESADLALTPGPTVLVGRNGQGKTNLVEAVGYLATLGSHRVSADAPLVRHGATQAVVRAALRKDERELLVEVEINPGRANRVRVNRAPLPRPRELLGLVRTVLFAPEDLALVRGDPAERRRFLDDLLVSRTPRLAGVRSDYDRVLKQRNALLKTAKLARGDALATLDVWDGHLTELGGQLLAARLQLVADLAPYVAESYAGVAGPGADRAALGYSSSVPLAGDGTPVDPARVLPGAEELAAALRERVGERRKEEVDRGVTLVGPHRDDLVLHLGPAPAKGYASHGESWSFALAVKLACFALLRAEGDDPILVLDDVFAELDSGRRAALAEVARSAEQTLITAAVAEDVPAVLLGTRVQVADGQARVLPGEPADASAPAEEAGVDRG, from the coding sequence GTGTACCTCCGGCACCTGCAGGTCGGGCAGTTCCGCAGCTGGGAGTCAGCCGACCTGGCGCTGACCCCGGGCCCGACCGTGCTGGTGGGCCGCAACGGCCAGGGCAAGACCAACCTGGTCGAGGCGGTCGGCTACCTGGCCACGCTGGGCAGCCACCGGGTCTCGGCCGACGCCCCTCTGGTCCGGCACGGCGCCACCCAGGCGGTGGTGCGGGCGGCGCTGCGCAAGGACGAGCGCGAGCTGCTGGTCGAGGTGGAGATCAACCCCGGCCGGGCCAACCGGGTGCGGGTCAACCGCGCCCCGTTGCCCCGGCCGAGGGAGCTGCTCGGCCTGGTCCGGACGGTGCTCTTCGCACCCGAGGACCTCGCTCTGGTGCGTGGTGACCCGGCCGAACGCCGGCGCTTCCTCGACGACCTGCTGGTCAGCCGGACACCGCGGCTGGCCGGGGTGCGCAGCGACTACGACCGGGTGCTCAAGCAGCGCAACGCCCTGCTGAAGACGGCGAAGCTCGCCCGGGGCGACGCGCTGGCCACCCTGGACGTCTGGGACGGTCACCTGACCGAGCTCGGCGGGCAGCTGCTGGCCGCCCGGCTGCAGCTCGTCGCCGACCTGGCCCCCTACGTGGCCGAGTCCTACGCCGGGGTGGCCGGCCCGGGCGCCGACCGCGCGGCGCTGGGCTACAGCAGCTCGGTGCCGCTGGCCGGGGACGGGACGCCGGTCGACCCGGCGCGGGTGCTGCCCGGTGCCGAGGAGCTCGCCGCCGCGCTGCGCGAGCGGGTCGGCGAGCGGCGCAAGGAGGAGGTCGACCGTGGGGTGACCCTGGTCGGCCCGCACCGGGACGACCTGGTGCTGCACCTGGGCCCGGCGCCGGCCAAGGGCTACGCCAGCCACGGTGAGTCGTGGTCGTTCGCCCTCGCGGTGAAGCTGGCCTGCTTCGCGCTGCTGCGGGCCGAGGGCGACGACCCGATCCTGGTGCTGGACGACGTCTTCGCCGAGCTGGACTCCGGCCGGCGGGCCGCGCTGGCCGAGGTCGCCCGCAGCGCCGAGCAGACGCTGATCACCGCGGCGGTCGCCGAGGACGTCCCGGCGGTGCTGCTGGGCACCAGGGTGCAGGTCGCCGACGGGCAGGCCCGGGTCCTGCCCGGGGAACCGGCCGACGCGAGCGCGCCGGCGGAGGAGGCAGGGGTGGACCGTGGCTGA
- the gnd gene encoding phosphogluconate dehydrogenase (NAD(+)-dependent, decarboxylating), whose translation MQLGMVGLGKMGGNMAERLRRAGHEVVGYDQFSEKRDVENLEALVEALEAPRVVWVMVPSGEPTRSTVRALGDLLSPGDVVIDGGNSRFTDDKEHAAALGAKGLGYLDAGVSGGVWGLENGYALMVGGSVEDVAKAQPIFDALKPPAPKDEAGQPIHGAGFVHAGPCGAGHFAKMVHNGIEYAMMQAYGEGYELLEAVDLIEDVPGVVASWTQGTVIRSWLLDLLVRALQEDPALEKISGYAEDSGEGRWTVEQAIEHAVPMPAISASLFARFASRQGDSPTMKAVAALRNQFGGHAVQAVEAAEPAEAENPA comes from the coding sequence GTGCAGCTGGGGATGGTCGGGCTGGGCAAGATGGGCGGCAACATGGCCGAGCGGCTCCGCCGCGCAGGCCACGAGGTGGTCGGTTACGACCAGTTCTCGGAGAAGCGGGACGTCGAGAACCTCGAGGCGCTGGTCGAGGCCCTTGAGGCGCCCCGCGTGGTCTGGGTGATGGTGCCCAGCGGTGAGCCGACCCGCTCGACGGTGCGCGCGCTGGGTGACCTGCTCAGCCCCGGCGACGTGGTCATCGACGGCGGCAACTCCCGCTTCACCGACGACAAGGAGCACGCCGCGGCGCTGGGCGCCAAGGGCCTGGGCTACCTCGACGCCGGGGTCTCCGGTGGCGTGTGGGGGCTGGAGAACGGCTACGCCCTCATGGTCGGTGGCTCGGTGGAGGACGTCGCCAAGGCCCAGCCGATCTTTGACGCGCTCAAGCCGCCGGCACCCAAGGACGAGGCCGGTCAGCCGATCCACGGTGCCGGCTTCGTGCACGCCGGCCCGTGCGGCGCCGGCCACTTCGCCAAGATGGTCCACAACGGCATCGAGTACGCGATGATGCAGGCCTACGGCGAGGGCTACGAGCTGCTGGAGGCCGTCGACCTCATCGAGGACGTGCCCGGCGTCGTGGCGTCCTGGACCCAGGGCACCGTCATCCGCTCCTGGCTGCTGGACCTGCTGGTCCGCGCGCTGCAGGAGGACCCGGCACTGGAGAAGATCTCCGGCTACGCCGAGGACTCCGGCGAGGGCCGCTGGACCGTGGAGCAGGCGATCGAGCACGCCGTCCCGATGCCGGCGATCTCGGCCTCGCTGTTCGCCCGCTTCGCCTCCCGCCAGGGCGACTCCCCGACGATGAAGGCGGTGGCCGCGCTGCGCAACCAGTTCGGTGGGCACGCCGTCCAGGCCGTCGAGGCGGCCGAGCCGGCGGAGGCCGAGAACCCCGCGTGA
- the dnaN gene encoding DNA polymerase III subunit beta, producing the protein MKFRVAREVLAEAVAWTARSLPPRPSVPVLAGILLEVEGGQLAVSGFDYEVSARAEVDVQSTEAGRALVPGRLLAEITRALPPHPVDVVAEGARLAITCGNAKFSLPTLPVEDYPSLPSMPSTAGVVDSDAFAEAVGQVAVAAGRDDTLPMLTGVRLEIEDDLVTLAATDRYRLAVREFAWRPETPGLSAAVLVPARTLADAAKTLTSGPEVVLSLASGGSGEGILGMSGKDRRTTTRLLDAEFVKYRAIMPSESSSFATLPVGLFTDAAKRVALVAERGTPLRCEFTPGQVTLRAGGTDDEGQAEERCDVEFDGEPLTIGFNPTFLLDGLAAVHTDRARMDFTTALKPAVLSGVDEPSADDADNGRPAERAGSYRYLIMPVRLPG; encoded by the coding sequence ATGAAGTTCCGGGTGGCACGTGAGGTGCTCGCCGAGGCCGTGGCGTGGACGGCGCGCAGCCTGCCGCCGCGGCCGTCGGTGCCGGTGCTCGCCGGGATCCTGCTGGAGGTCGAGGGCGGCCAGCTGGCGGTCTCCGGCTTCGACTACGAGGTCTCGGCCCGGGCCGAGGTCGACGTGCAGTCCACCGAGGCCGGCCGCGCGCTGGTCCCCGGCCGGCTGCTCGCCGAGATCACCCGGGCCCTGCCACCGCACCCGGTCGACGTGGTCGCCGAGGGAGCCCGGCTGGCCATCACCTGTGGCAACGCGAAGTTCAGCCTGCCCACGCTCCCGGTCGAGGACTACCCGTCCCTGCCGTCGATGCCCTCCACCGCGGGGGTCGTGGACAGCGACGCGTTCGCCGAGGCCGTCGGCCAGGTCGCCGTCGCCGCCGGCCGCGACGACACCCTGCCGATGCTGACCGGCGTGCGACTGGAGATCGAGGACGACCTGGTCACCCTCGCCGCCACCGACCGCTACCGGCTCGCCGTCCGGGAGTTCGCCTGGCGTCCGGAGACCCCGGGCCTGTCCGCCGCCGTCCTGGTGCCGGCCCGCACGCTGGCCGACGCGGCGAAGACGCTGACCAGCGGCCCCGAGGTGGTGCTCTCGCTGGCGTCCGGCGGCTCCGGGGAGGGCATCCTCGGCATGTCCGGCAAGGACCGCCGGACCACGACCCGGCTGCTGGACGCGGAGTTCGTGAAGTACCGCGCGATCATGCCCAGCGAGTCGTCGTCCTTCGCCACCCTGCCGGTCGGGCTGTTCACCGACGCCGCCAAGCGCGTGGCCCTGGTCGCCGAGCGCGGCACGCCGCTGCGCTGCGAGTTCACCCCCGGCCAGGTGACCCTGCGCGCCGGGGGCACCGACGACGAGGGGCAGGCCGAGGAGCGCTGCGACGTCGAGTTCGACGGTGAGCCGCTGACGATCGGGTTCAACCCGACGTTCCTGCTCGACGGCCTGGCCGCGGTGCACACCGACCGCGCCCGGATGGACTTCACGACGGCGCTCAAGCCGGCCGTGCTGTCCGGGGTCGACGAGCCCTCCGCCGACGACGCGGACAACGGCAGGCCCGCCGAGCGGGCCGGCTCCTACCGGTACCTGATCATGCCGGTGCGGCTGCCCGGCTGA
- the dnaA gene encoding chromosomal replication initiator protein DnaA produces MADDPVDLATVWDQARERLASSLTPQQKAVLNLTRPLGLFEDTAVLAAPNEFTQTVLESRMRMVLAEALSAEIGRDIRVAVQLEDMPVPPPAPEAPRLGAESEARRWPGAERDRPADGPLPDWTSEDRLGQDRHAQDRHAQDRLAQDRLAQDRLAHDRASEELAARERAAHDRAAEDRADRDRVDDGRSAFGVRTDAVRAEAWLPESGDGRDWSRGSASDDQADGGPRRLAPWDRDPGDAGRDQAPGEERTGDRPAERAGRGGGAVPLFADRRPAGLDPGLNAKYVFDSFVIGNSNRFAHAAAVAVAEAPARAYNPLFIYGDSGLGKTHLLHAIGHYAARMFPNVRVRYVSTEEFTNEFINLVHSGRAEDFRRRYRDIDFLLIDDIQFLERAERTQEEFFHTFNTLHNASKQIVITSDRAPKKLTTLEDRLRTRFEWGLITDVQAPDLETRIAILRKKAWGERLQAPDAVLEFIASKVQTNIRELEGALIRVTAFASLNKQPVDLALAELVLKDLISDEQGPQITAAIIMAATAEYFSVTMEELQGANRSRTLVNARQIAMYLCRELTELSLPRIGASFGGKDHTTVMHAVKKITGLMSERRATYTQVTELTARIKSRARS; encoded by the coding sequence ATGGCCGACGATCCGGTCGACCTGGCGACGGTCTGGGACCAGGCCCGCGAGAGGCTCGCCAGCAGTCTCACCCCGCAGCAGAAGGCGGTGCTCAACCTCACCCGCCCGCTCGGACTGTTCGAGGACACCGCGGTGCTCGCCGCGCCCAACGAGTTCACCCAGACGGTGCTCGAGTCCCGCATGCGCATGGTGCTGGCCGAGGCGCTGTCGGCCGAGATCGGCCGGGACATCCGGGTGGCGGTGCAGCTGGAGGACATGCCGGTGCCGCCCCCGGCCCCCGAGGCACCGCGGCTCGGCGCCGAGTCCGAGGCCCGCCGCTGGCCCGGCGCCGAACGGGACCGTCCGGCCGACGGGCCGCTGCCGGACTGGACGTCGGAGGACCGGCTCGGCCAGGACCGGCACGCGCAGGACCGGCACGCGCAGGACCGGCTGGCCCAGGACCGCCTCGCCCAGGACCGGCTCGCCCACGACCGGGCCTCGGAGGAGCTCGCGGCCCGCGAGCGGGCGGCGCACGACCGCGCCGCCGAGGACCGCGCCGACCGGGACCGGGTGGACGACGGGCGGAGCGCCTTCGGGGTGCGCACCGACGCCGTGCGGGCCGAGGCGTGGCTGCCGGAGTCCGGCGACGGGCGCGACTGGTCGCGCGGGTCGGCCTCCGACGACCAGGCCGACGGCGGCCCCCGCCGGCTCGCCCCCTGGGACCGCGACCCGGGCGACGCCGGCCGCGACCAGGCGCCGGGGGAGGAGCGCACCGGTGACCGTCCGGCCGAGCGCGCCGGCCGCGGAGGCGGCGCCGTCCCGCTGTTCGCCGACCGGCGCCCCGCCGGCCTGGACCCGGGGCTGAACGCCAAGTACGTCTTCGACAGCTTCGTCATCGGCAACAGCAACCGGTTCGCGCACGCGGCCGCCGTCGCCGTCGCCGAGGCCCCGGCCCGGGCCTACAACCCGCTGTTCATCTACGGCGACTCGGGGCTGGGCAAGACCCACCTGTTGCACGCGATCGGGCACTACGCGGCGCGGATGTTCCCCAACGTGCGGGTGCGGTACGTCAGCACCGAGGAGTTCACCAACGAGTTCATCAACCTGGTGCACTCCGGCCGGGCCGAGGACTTCCGCCGTCGCTACCGGGACATCGACTTCCTGCTGATCGACGACATCCAGTTCCTGGAGCGCGCCGAGCGCACCCAGGAGGAGTTCTTCCACACCTTCAACACGCTGCACAACGCCAGCAAGCAGATCGTCATCACCTCCGACCGCGCGCCGAAGAAGCTGACGACGCTGGAGGACCGGCTGCGGACGCGGTTCGAGTGGGGCCTCATCACCGACGTCCAGGCGCCGGACCTGGAGACCCGCATCGCGATCCTGCGGAAGAAGGCCTGGGGCGAGCGGCTGCAGGCCCCCGACGCGGTGCTGGAGTTCATCGCCAGCAAGGTGCAGACCAACATCCGCGAGCTCGAGGGCGCGCTGATCCGGGTCACCGCCTTCGCCAGCCTGAACAAGCAGCCGGTCGACCTCGCGCTGGCCGAGCTCGTGCTGAAGGACCTGATCAGCGACGAGCAGGGCCCGCAGATCACCGCGGCGATCATCATGGCCGCCACGGCGGAGTACTTCTCCGTGACGATGGAGGAGCTGCAGGGCGCCAACCGCAGCCGCACGCTGGTCAACGCCCGGCAGATCGCGATGTACCTGTGCCGCGAGCTAACCGAGCTCTCCCTGCCCCGGATCGGTGCCTCGTTCGGCGGCAAGGACCACACCACGGTCATGCACGCGGTCAAGAAGATCACCGGCCTGATGAGCGAGCGCCGGGCCACCTACACCCAGGTCACCGAGCTCACCGCCCGGATCAAGAGCCGCGCCCGCTCCTGA
- the rpmH gene encoding 50S ribosomal protein L34 encodes MSKRTFQPNTRRRAKTHGFRLRMRTRAGRAILAARRGKGRTKLSA; translated from the coding sequence GTGAGCAAGCGCACGTTCCAGCCGAACACCCGTCGTCGGGCCAAGACCCACGGCTTCCGGCTGCGGATGCGCACCCGGGCCGGGCGGGCGATCCTCGCCGCTCGCCGTGGCAAGGGTCGCACCAAGCTCTCCGCCTGA
- the rnpA gene encoding ribonuclease P protein component, translating into MLPAQARLRRRPEFTAVVRSGRRAGRPTLVVHYLSERPVARVGGPSGPATGPRAGFVVGKAVGNSVCRHRVTRQLRHLVGARLDRLPPTADLVIRARPEAADAGSAVLSRDLDAGLDRVLGVRDPRARRP; encoded by the coding sequence GTGCTGCCTGCGCAGGCACGCCTGCGCCGGCGGCCGGAGTTCACCGCGGTCGTGCGGTCCGGCCGGCGTGCCGGGCGGCCGACCCTGGTGGTGCACTACCTCTCCGAACGGCCCGTCGCCCGGGTCGGGGGTCCCTCGGGCCCCGCGACCGGGCCACGGGCCGGTTTCGTGGTCGGCAAGGCCGTCGGCAACTCCGTGTGCCGGCACCGGGTCACCCGTCAGCTCCGCCACCTGGTGGGTGCCCGGCTGGACCGGCTCCCGCCGACCGCGGACCTGGTCATCCGGGCCCGCCCGGAGGCGGCCGACGCCGGCTCGGCCGTGCTGAGCCGCGACCTGGACGCCGGCCTCGACCGGGTCCTCGGCGTACGCGACCCCCGGGCCCGGCGGCCGTGA
- the yidD gene encoding membrane protein insertion efficiency factor YidD yields MNAPARGLLAAVRFYQRAISPAFPPRCRFEPSCSAYAAEAIEVHGAGRGSWLAVRRLAKCAPWHPGGVDLVPPRREDPATPGDAGPDPDPGTAGPTHSSCTAAQPPEPSAATASTADGTRRPDRATPPAPRRSAQQEAGVA; encoded by the coding sequence ATGAACGCGCCCGCGCGCGGGCTGCTGGCCGCCGTCCGCTTCTACCAGCGCGCGATCAGCCCGGCGTTCCCGCCGCGCTGCCGCTTCGAGCCCAGCTGCAGTGCCTACGCGGCCGAGGCGATCGAGGTCCACGGCGCCGGGCGGGGCAGCTGGCTGGCCGTGCGCCGGCTGGCGAAGTGCGCGCCCTGGCACCCCGGCGGCGTCGACCTGGTCCCGCCCCGGCGCGAGGACCCCGCGACGCCCGGCGACGCAGGTCCCGACCCCGACCCAGGAACCGCTGGGCCCACCCACTCGTCGTGCACAGCGGCGCAGCCGCCGGAACCGTCCGCGGCCACCGCGTCGACGGCCGACGGCACACGTCGTCCCGACCGTGCCACCCCGCCGGCTCCGCGCCGGTCTGCGCAGCAGGAGGCTGGCGTTGCTTGA